In the Clostridium gelidum genome, ATTCCCTGAGGGAATAACAAACACAGTTCAATATGGCGATAAAGTAAAAGCGATAGCTGTTTATTTAACTCAATATCAATTAATTCCGTTTAAACGTGGTGCTGAATTGATTTCTGATATGTTTAATATAAGTTTAAGTCAAGGTACAATAGTCAATTTTAATAATAACTGTCATGAAAAATTAGAACTTGTTGAAGAAAATATAAAAAATGCAATAACTAATTATCAAGGTGCTGTACATTATGACGAAACTGGAATATATATAGATAAAAAACGCCAATGGCTACATGTTGCTTCAAATGATAAATATACTTATTATGAAGCACATGAAAAACGAGGTAAAGAAGCTATTGATGATATAAATATATTACCTAAATTTACCGGAACAGCAGTACATGACTGCTGGAAGACATATCATCAATACTCTTGTGAGCACGCTTTATGCAATGCTCACATATTAAGAGAGTTAAATGCTATATCAGAGCTAGAAAAACAAAAATGGGCAGAGCCTTTGAAAAATCTATTAGTAGAAATAAAAAAAGAAGTAGATTTATCTTGGAATACTGCCAATGCCTTAACTTTAGATAAAATTGAAGCCTTTGAAAAAAGATATGATCAAATATTAGAAGATGGCTTCAAAGAAGATTATATAGCAAATAGTAAAGCATACAGTAAAAAGAAAGTAAAGAAAAGTACTAGTCTTAATCTATTAAATAGATTAAGCGGTTATAAAAATCAAATACTTGCTTTTATGTATGATTTTGAAATACCTTTTGATAATAATCTTGCAGAGCGTGATCTACGAATGACTAAGGTTAAACAAAAAATCTCTGGAACATTTAGAAGTAAAGATGGCGCAAAAGCATTTACTAGAATTCGTGGATATGTATCCACGGTTCGAAAAAATAGCTTGAATACTTTGGATTGTATAAAATCAGTATTTACTTCAAATATAATCGATCCGACCTTAGTTTAACTAAGATATTTCTAGGGGTATTGAGAATAAGTTGATACCCCTATTTGCCATACCTAAAAGTATATCTATTAAAATTTTAAATGACTACAGCTGAATAGTTACGAATAATGTTATATTTACAATTTGTGTTATAATAGTAATATTATTTTCATTAAAGGGAGGAAAGAGTATGAAGGATTTGATAAACAATACGGATTTAATTATTAGAAATGCAGAGACAAGAGATGCTGAAGGGATAATACAGTTAGTCAAACAAGTTATGAAAGAATCTCCATTTTTCCCAAGAACATCTGATGAATTTAACTTTACTATTGAACAAGAAGAAAAGTATATAAAAAATGCAGCACTTTTTTTAGTTGCAGAAGTTAATGGAAATATAATAGGCTCAGCTACTTTAGATAGAAGTGAATTAGTTAGATTAAACCATGCTGCCTTATTTGGTATAACTATTTTAAAAGCATTTTCTCATCAAGGTGTAGGCAGTGCACTGATGAAAAAGGTTATTGAATGGGCAGAACTTAATAGAATTGAAAAAATAGATTTAGAAGTTTTTGAAAATAATACTCAAGCAATTTCGCTTTATAAGAAATTTGCTTTTATCGAAGAGGGTAGAAAGATAAAAGCAATAAAAACAAATAAAGGATATGAGGGCATTATACTAATGTGTAAATTTTTAAATAACTAGATAATAAGATAGTCTATTTAATATTATGAATTAAAAAATAAATAACAGATTGTAAAATCGCATTATTCAAGAATTAGAATTAGCGATTTTTTATTGTGCAATTCTAACAATGAAAATAAATCA is a window encoding:
- a CDS encoding GNAT family N-acetyltransferase; translated protein: MKDLINNTDLIIRNAETRDAEGIIQLVKQVMKESPFFPRTSDEFNFTIEQEEKYIKNAALFLVAEVNGNIIGSATLDRSELVRLNHAALFGITILKAFSHQGVGSALMKKVIEWAELNRIEKIDLEVFENNTQAISLYKKFAFIEEGRKIKAIKTNKGYEGIILMCKFLNN
- the tnpC gene encoding IS66 family transposase, whose amino-acid sequence is MSEGKIIEIYNQGLTQVMSVIKELTNEIKGLNSQVEKISKENKALGERVQSLEKQTQKNSNNSSKPPSTDGFKKKTKTLRTKSGKKPGGQEGHDGKTLELTENPDEIIVHTVDKCDICGESLQDVAPDSIIVRQVVDLPETKVKVTEHRSEVKKCPKCRRKNTGKFPEGITNTVQYGDKVKAIAVYLTQYQLIPFKRGAELISDMFNISLSQGTIVNFNNNCHEKLELVEENIKNAITNYQGAVHYDETGIYIDKKRQWLHVASNDKYTYYEAHEKRGKEAIDDINILPKFTGTAVHDCWKTYHQYSCEHALCNAHILRELNAISELEKQKWAEPLKNLLVEIKKEVDLSWNTANALTLDKIEAFEKRYDQILEDGFKEDYIANSKAYSKKKVKKSTSLNLLNRLSGYKNQILAFMYDFEIPFDNNLAERDLRMTKVKQKISGTFRSKDGAKAFTRIRGYVSTVRKNSLNTLDCIKSVFTSNIIDPTLV